CACAAACTGCTTTGGCATCTCGAACACTGCCTTCATCCAATTTCTTGAGCGCAGCATGTACAGCCTACAGTTACTATCTAATTACTAGTTTTCAATATGATAAAGCAATCAGATCAACCAATTACATTGCACGCACCTGAACAGAACCTTCCACCTTCCCCAATGTAACATTCTCTGTAGAAAATTTTGAATACAGAGTTTGTGATGGTGGTTTATGCCTTTTTTTAACTTCTTGAAGTGTTACTGAAGATGATGCATCTTTCATCAAAGTCAATACTCTGCATCAAGCAACACAGAACAGTATGATAGAGCAAAGAAAATCTTTTGGTGTATTCCTGGGTGCATTAAGCAAGGGTTCAGGCCTATGAAAGATGTTTCTTAGACATAGTGACCATTCCACAAAATAAAGGCGCACTATTGAAATATGAAGATGGAACTGCATTACCTTCTTCTAGCATCAGCATCAAGAGTAAAAGTATTATCTGTTCTCTTTGCAGTTGGCTTGACCTTCTTAGTTATCTCATTCTCAGCATGTCCAGTAGTCACACTTTGGGGGTTCAGAGGCTCAGGTACCCCGTCATCTGAAGATACCTCCCCTTCATCATTTGTAGATCGTTTAAACTGCCGCCGAGAATTTCTGGTATTGGCTAATTTCTGCTTTTTAGAAGACGGAGTAGGAAGCTCCTCCAATCTTTTTCTGGAGAGATCAACACCTTTTCCCCCATTCCCTTTTTGTTGTTTTCCAGAAATTTTATTCCCTGCATTGTTTTTGAAAGCTAAACCTCTTTCCTTCGCTAGatacttatttttatttgtttccaactcgagccttttctttttctcttgtcGAGGGCCAGGGAATACTATATGGTTCCTAAGAGGTGTCAGCATCTCTTCGTCGACATCATGAGCTCTGATGAGAAGTATAAAATCAGGTAAGAACAAATGTTAGGACAAAActgaaaaaaacaaattaaaaacatCCAAGAATCTTACAAGCAGTAAATCAATAGGCGCTTGGGTATCAGACCCTCCCAACCTCTTTGGACAATTTCATTGTCAGGATCCTCTTCAGATCTAATATCCCTGTCAAAGTGTTGAAAACACTTACATGAGTAAGAGATGGAGATCTGCTCCAAAAGATTTCCAGAAAACACTTACAGCCCACCTTGGTAAACATTTTCTGTGGTATGCCTTTGGGCAGCGACGGCACACAGCAAATTGCATTTTGTCGGTTGACCTCACCTCTAATTCCTTGCAAACATCGCATTTGTGAATAGGACATGCAAATGGCTCCCCATCAGCAATTCTTTTCTCTAGTTCTTCTGTTGCAGCATCATCCCCAGGATGGAGAAGAGTAGCAACACATCGAGGATGATAGAAGTACCCACAAGCTCCATTAACACAACAAAATACCTGCAGATAGTCAGCCATGGGATAGCATCTTACGATTAATAGAAGTCTTGTCAAGAAAAGGAACAAAACACCAATAAAATAACTACTTAAGATTCCAACATCAAAACTTTTAAGCAGATTTTTTCCCTCCGAAAAATTGAGGAAAGTGATTCAAGGTCGCAACTCTTGTGAAGTTGCTATTCCCACTTGAGAGTAGTCAATACTAAAAGTGAAAAAACCATATATTTCTTGAAGATAAAACTCCCAAAATATAAATAGAAAAGGTGTAAAGGAAGTGTGGTTCATGTTCATTACAAATTTAAACATACACAACATTGTCTaactttgaaagaaaaaaaagagagcatgtaaatgcaataaaaaattaagaaacaaTTAGAATGTACTCCAAGAAGCTTGACCTTTATCTTCACCATGGTACATTAGAAAGAAAATGTGCTTGCATACCTCAGGATTAGATAATTCATCAGAAGATCCCAATTCTCCACATGCAAAGCATTGGTGCTTTTTATACTTGCAATTGTCACAAATGAAAGGAACATTTTTTATCGCCTGGCGTGAAAATCAGAAACCATCAGAGCCAAAATGAGGAGAGAGAGCGGTTGGGGCGAGGGGGGGAGAGGAGTAGAAAACATACTTCTAGTTCTGCATCAGTCAACCCCAGAGAGACACATTTGGATTCCTCGCCATCTTCAACAGTTGCATGGAATGACCGCATGCACTTGCCATCACAGCTGAATTCAACATATTTTCAAAACACCAAGTAAGAGATGCATTATTCACTTGTAGTGCAACCAGAAAATTAGCAACGGAGTGATCCTTTTGAATGAGGAAAATACTATCATGTCTGATCCCAaaagacaaaaagaaaaaaaagcaaTGTGCTTATAGGTGTGTCTTTTATCTTATGGTTGATAGTTTTGTATGTGGAGGGGGGAATCAAGTATGAGCACATTTGGCTAACATAAGAATTTATGAGACAATGTATTTGATGAATGCATAGCCGCCTAAAAGACTCAAGCACCTGTGTTCAAGCATAAATAGTAGATTTGTTCAACTTCCCTTTCAATGCAACTTCCCTTATGACAGAGAAGTAATGATGACTACAGTTCCCCAAAAGAGAAAGATGGTACTATATCATCAACATCTAACTCATAAGAACTAACAGAAGTTTAAGACCCTGCAATATGTGCATCCACAATCAAGCAAAATAACTACCACTATGAATTACAATGCATGACTTGGAGGTATCTCAAAACACAGTCTATAAAAGCCACCGTTAGAAGTAACGCCGGCGCCGCAAAGAAAAAAGAGTGCCCAATAATAAAACATCACAACCAAGACTTATTTTGGAGTGTAAAGAGCCAAGACAAAGCAGAGCTTCCTAGACAAAGACAGTAGAAATAACCATTAGGCCCCATATGGTACCAACTTTTTATAGTTATCAGCCTCAAATGGAGTAAGAGAATAGTTTCTAATATACTATAGGAAAACTCAATTTCGCTATCCAAATGTCTGAAGCCTATGCTTAGCTTATACAATGAATTCCCAGTGCATTCTCTTCTACCATTTCAACTCAACAGATAGAATTATTCTTCAATTTTAAGAAGCATCAGAACCCAAGAGACCAGGAGCTGTCACTCATAGGCTGTCGTCTCCTTAGAGCAGGTCTTAACTACAGGGCAAAGAAATACCAATCAATATTGACTAATAATAATCGCCATTCAGGCTAATTACCACCACTTAAACCAGGAGTCACTTTCAGGTCCAACTTATGAATAGAGAGATTTAAGATGTGATCGTAAGAATAGGAAGAGAAGTGGCAAGGTCCACAAGATGAATCTAATAAAGGTCGTCATCCCTCTGTAAGTAGGGCGAGTGAGGAAATTGATTTAAGACAAATGATACTAAAGAATCTTCTACACAAAGAAGATAGCAGATGCAGAAACTAAAGCACAGGAATGAATATGATACAGTTTATTATTAGCTGTAATATCTTTTATTTGTTGTTCTtaatatatttagttatttaCGGTTAGAATAAATGGAGCAGGCTTTTGAGTGGGCCTCCAACTCCAAGTTATTTACTTGGGCTTCACTTTTTAGGTCTTTAAATAGGGTTTTTGAGCTAGGGTTTATTTATTTCAGGATATTTCTTTGTTTTAGGGACAGCTTCTGCTGTAGGGCCTCATTTGAGGAGGGTCTCTTTATGTCTTCTTTATTCATTCAATCGATTACTTTTCTATTCATCTTTCAATCCCTTCACACTATCAGAATAGAAATTTTCTGTTCCTAATCCAAGACAAATGACTGGAAAGCTGGTATTGTGACCTCACATTTGACTCACATTATTTTCTACTATGCAAAAGGTAGAAAgtaaaaaatgatgaaattacTAGACAGAGAATGTCTTCCAATCTTTAATCTTGTATTCTCTCTAACTCTGCTCAGTGAAATCCAAATCTAGTTTTATGCTTGCAATAAAGACGATGCAAACAGTAACACATAAGAAAGCAAGCATGAGAGTGGCATAAAGCTAATAAAGCATGATATGGTTTACTGCAACCCAATTAAGATGGAACTTTACAGGTAGAATGCTTATATGTGATATGAGGAACAAGGTAAACATACATGTACAAATTACCGCCGTTATCACAGATTGCACACACAGAATCAAAACAGTCACTCTCATCAGAGTCACTATCATCATTTTCATCAGCCTTGTCACCCTCTTCGGACTCACTATCTTCACTTTCATCAGCCTTTTTTTCACACTCTCCTTGATCCTCTTTATCATTGACATTATCAACTATAAAGGGAGGCCTTACATCCTGCAAAGCAGCACGCTTACATTATCTTACTAGCTTCCCAGTTCTCAGAAGGGAGGTCAGTGCGCATGTgtgtcagagagagagagagagagagagagagtaaccTCACTAAAAGTTTTCCTCTCCCAAGGTTTTTCCGCAAGGAATGCACTCAAAAGCTGGGTAAAGGGGAAACTGCTGTTAAACGAAATGATTTCCAAGTACAAGGAGGCCAAATAAACAACAAATCATATCATTTTAGTTTACAGCTTCAAGATCAAACAAATACAGTATTTAAAAAGGCAAAACATTAGAAATTGAGATGGAAGCAGCTACAAGCTACCAGAACTTCCCAAGAAGGTTCAGAAGAAGATAAACCATGAAACAGAATAAAATGTAGCCAAACATCCCTAAACCTTGCTCAGTGCCTTATTCAGTCCAGAAAACACTACTGACCTTGGATTTTTCTAATTCTGTATCCCGCTTAATGGCTTCTGTAATTAATGGTACATGATCTGCCAGATCATCCACACAAGGCCTTCTCTCAAACATGCTACagaataatagaaaaattagaTTAGAGTCAAACCACAAAGCATTAAAATTTCTGCATAAAACTTCCTGCAGAAACACCTATATTAACCTGAAAGTATCTTTAAGATTATCCCACAAAGCTTTCTGCGACCGCTGAGGATTCCACTTAGCAAAGTGTAAAACATGCAGAGTGACCCCAACCGTTCTGATTATGTCATGATAAGGTTTCCATGGCTTCAGAAGCTTGATCCAGTTACCCTGTGCTGACAAAACTGAGATCTCAGGCTTCCCCTTTAGGAGATTAAACTTCCAAGCAGTAACCTGGACATAGATTGTGCGAAGCCCTTTATCTGTTTTCCCGCGCAAGTATATCTGTAGTTGCTTTCCATCATGAGTGCTGCCTTCACTCCACACCACAGGTAACTTAGCAAATGAAATTGATTCATCATCAACACCACAGGTAAATTCATAATCAGACACATTGGTCGTTACTATATCGCCTTCATCATCAGAAGATGCCATCTTTTTCTCCAGTTTCTTCACTCAAAACACACTTGTTCACAACCCTAGCATATCCACGAGTCAGGAAAAATGCAACCCAGAACCTCAATCATAATTGTAAATCCATGAAAATCTCAAAGAATCTAAAACAATATCGTTGGCTGAGGCGGCGGTGACGCGATGCAAGAAGGTAGGAATAGGGGGATGCGAGGCGGCGCTGAGGCGATTGCGAATATGCGATATTGGGTTTAAGGCGATTGCGTATGGGAGTTTTTTTTACTCCGATggaattcttaaaaaaaatatatatatatatatatatatatatttaaaaatatcacttgaaataaaaaatatactatcaacttttagatcatcaaaatttaTGATTTATGATGAATATTGTCTCAATTTGAATCTCataaataatgatttttttttctttcgaaattcagatattttttttttcaactgcACGCAATATGAAATGAAAGATGAAATCgaagattttttttctttttctttttttgaggaaGTGGATGATGTTTATTTCTTTGTGTTTTAATAATGATTAATATGGAAGACCATTAatttgaagaagatgaagatacAATTTCTAAAGAAGACGGTAGTTTTTAATGCGTCTTTGTTTACAACACATTCatttatttcttcattttttgcCCTTATAgattaataaatactccctccgtccacaaattaatgccctacttgggtcctggcacggagactaagaaagctgaaaaaggtgatgtggatgaaatataagggtagttgactaaagtgataaagtagttgactaaagtgataaagtgataaagtgtagtaaatatagaatataaaagagaaaaaggtgtttgaaggtgggtccattagtggcaaagggtagtaaatatagaaaaagtagGAGAGTAAAATGGTACAAAAAGCTAAACAGggcattaatttgtggacagTTTTTTAAAGCCAaacagggcattaaattgtggacggagggagtaatttattttattttttgaaaagtaatagtaaataatttattttgtacTTGATCAAATATTTCAATGTTAAATCATAACCAATAATTATTTACTAATTAAGGATGTAAATTAATTCTACATTCTTATTCTTATCTTAAaggtgatttttattttaacccaacCCTAAAGTAAAATCATATTAATGATGCTAACATTTATAGCATCAAAATCCCACTAACATTTATGATACTACCTTCACTTGGCTCTTTCGTATTACGAAATACTAGTacgcccgctcgtgcgatgcacgactaatattaaaagtgagtgatattttaaataaataaatatacatattaaatgtaagtaaatataattgatattgtgtataaatataaaaatcatcaaatatcaaaagcaagtaaatgataatgagtatcattatgtaTCATATAATAATCTAAGATTTACTCCTATAAATTTATACAAATCTAAATATCACCTTTAAAAATTTacttttaagctaaagagttctaaaatgaacaaattataagtttaatttttttagtcgcataaatattaaaaatgatgcccaataaaaatactataaaaataaaattaaattaataaagaaaaggGAATGAAATAGGGAAAAGATATAACCGTGAAATTCAAAAGAATGGATttaggagagagaagatgatagatgagagaggagagagaaaagaaataaatttatgactttaaataataataatttatttattttaaatttattttttgtaatttttacatcaaattaaagatcttttcgttatctttagtttaacatccatattgaatatattttatgaattaaaattgatgatttttaaaaaagaagcaaaattgaaaaagaaagatgaagaaagagaaaatttggtgggaaaaagtttACGTTAAACTCgtgttttatatattatatagatttatacgTGTCAAAGGATCATTACAGTATATTCCTGTATTGCAGGAAGTACCCAACCACGGGGTACAAAAATCAACTGCAAGTGCTCCGCCTTGCTCCATAATCAAACATCAAAATTTACAGATAAGgattgaagaaaaaatggtgtGAAATCAAAAggacaaaaaatatatattaaacatTTTTCCATTTTAAATTATGGGCATATATATACCTCGATGTGCAAATATAGGACTCATTATTCCCAGTGACTGACCTAAAGGTGTatatttttctgtttttttttttttcctttttcctttttcttcttccAACCAACAAAATTTTTCCAACCAATGGCTATTCACTTGGCAATTGTGCCTCCTCACTGTCCGGTGGCGGAGCAGACGTTGCAGTATCTGATACTGGATCATCAATCAGTGCAGATATGACGGTATCAGATGCTCCGTTGTCCATTGTCAATTGAGATATTTCAGAAACAACTGAGCCATCATCATCCCCGCAAACTGATGGGCCTGGGGAGGTGTCATGAGAAGCTGCCGCATTAGGGTATGAAGTTCCGTTCGTGGGAACTACCACAGGGGACACACAAGGAGTGGTGGCAGAAGCTGGAGATGCACAGCCATTAGTTGGTGTAGCGACTGCATCTGTAATAGAAACTGATGCAGGGGAAGGAGCCTCGTCAACTAAAGGTTCTGGTGACGCCCCACGACTAAACGAAGCTGTGGAAGATGAGTCTGAGTCATAGACAGGCTGCTGAAGGCTCCAGTACATAATACTTGCCGTGAGAGTAAGGATCATTTTTTGGTTCACCTGCCAATCCAACAGCAAGAGCAATGTCATTGTTTCAGACTCATATTTAGGGATACACTGTAAAGCTGCCTTCTAAGGTTGGTAGAAGCATTCAAGTCAGCCCAAATATGCTGGCAGGATCTTTTGTATAAAACTTGTTCACAAACCGTTCCTATGCATTCATTAGGAGAAGGAAGTGGTACTAAATAGGTTTACTTTTTTGTGTGGTGGTCTATTTTCTTCAGAATCAAGTGAAAAGGTACAGAGCACTTAATATTAGATGTTTCTCGAGAAGCAGAGCAAAAATTGGACCCTCACCTCCATGATATCCTCAGGCAACAAGAATATTGAACATCCAAGCTTTCTTGCAACACTAATAATATAGGTCGCATTTAGCTTCTTCTCCTCATCTATCAGAGAATAACAAAATGTCATATTCCCTTACAAAAATTCAAAACCTGAATATATATGGTACAAGCTATTAGATAATGAAACAAGGATAAGCAAAAGTAGATCTAATCAAGTAGAGAATACATGCAAGGAAGTAAGGCCCACATTGGATGATTCACATGCATACACAACCCCAAATGCCCAgacaaaaagacaaaaaaatattatttgctGCCAACTTACAATAACATTGTTAAAGGCGCATTCCTACTTTAATGAAATCACTTACTTTTTTTATGGGCCACATATTGTAAACATGTACAAATTTGCACTCGCACTTATAGATATCTTACTGACAGATGCAAATTCTCAGAGGCAACTGAAATTTTAACTGCAAAAAACCAGCCTAACCCAACAAAGTTTTTTAATTTCCATGAAACTGAGATGAACAATTACCAGTTTCACCCTTGGTTACAAGGTTCCAATTGACAACTCGAGGCTCAACTGCACTGAGAAGCTCCAGAAAGAACAATCCATTTGAAAGGCTCTTATCCTACGTAAGAATTCGACAAATACATCAAAAACCGGGCCAAAGAGTTCCATAGCATCCTATAGGCAAAATATTATACATGTGAGACAACAGATACTGGAAGGCAAACAAAAGCCATCCCCCACCTTGAAACTCTCAATTTTAGATTTTCTGCCAAGACTCCTGACTTTTCGGTTGGCCCAGTTCAGTATATCAGCATCACTCATCTCCCTCCCTTGGAAACGAGTTCTTAGTTTTTTCACAAGTTGAAGCATATTAAACCTCATTAACTGCCAAAGGAAAGCTGCAAGTACACCAGAGGTAAGGAAACATGAGAACCAAGCATGCAGCAGTGCAGCACTCATATTTCCAGTTTCAATTCACTGAATTGTCAAAACAATTTACAAGAAAGGAAACAAAGCTAAACCACCTTGGAACAGCCAAAATTGAATGAATAGGTACTTGTACACTTGCAAACATTCATCTTTCATTTGCCATGTTTAGTCTTCTAAATTTCAAGAGTCTTCAACTTTAGGGCAATAAAGAGTATTGATGTCACTAAACAAGTAAAAATATGTGAATATAAAGTTTAGTCATTGTGGCCATTCCTGAGCCACTAGCTTTTTGATCATCTACTCATCAAAATTGAAGGCTGACTTATAATTAGGTGAAAGCACAAGGCAATGCATAGTGGAAACCATTTGGTATTGAATACAATGGCCTTACTAGTAAATGACTAATAGactaaataaaaacaaatgaaaataatGGAGAtcataataacaaaaaataaaaaatggaagaagaaatgaaaaaatttGGCTTGTTTCATCAAAATCTTCTAGATGGTTCATCTATTCTGCAAAGGACTTGAAAAGAATCAGTATCAAGTTGGTCGAGATCTTGTCGATGGTTTATGTGCAAACAATCCAACGGCTTGGTTGAAAGTGAGAGAGAATGTTCTGATAGAGTTAATCCACATTGCACATGACTTCAATCActttaatgaatatatataatacatacaAGTACAACAAAGAACTACCATCTTGAGTTTTAATCACAAGACAAAGCAAACTCTTACCAAGTATAAGTTTCTTATTCCCTTGCACAAAATCATTACCAGCCACATTGACTAGGGATAGTTTCAACTGCATCCCTATCTTAACAACTTGGTTGCAGTTCTCTACTTTTCTAAATGGCATTTTTATGGGTGGTTTTGTAGCCTGCCTCCAGTGGACAGATCCTGGGGAAACTTTATCCATCACTTCCAGAAGAACCCACCTGTAAACAAGGTACCTTTGATTAGTATAGATATTTACTGAAGAGGCTAACACAACAGCCAGAAAGAGAAATGCAAGTGCAACTCCAGTTCCTAAATCATCACAAAAAAAGCAGTTCTTGTAGAGTAGAACAGCAGAGCACTCTAGAAAGTTTAGGATCCCGTTGGATGCAAGTGAATGGTGGTGACTTTTATGGAGCTGGAATACTAACCCATTCCTGACATCCTCAAACAAGTTGTTGACATACATGGAAATTCCTAAGCTATTGATCCACAGGCGGAAGCACCTCTCCTCTCTAGATATTAGCTCATCGTCTGTCATCATTTCTGCAAAAGATGCCTTTTTGCTGTCTGTCGACAAGCCATTCCTGGGGGAAGAAATATCACTTAATCAGAAAGTCCAAGAGATTTGAGTCACAAAATAAAAGTAACTATGTGAATATAGGTTTCACTAAACATTAAACCTACAATGTCAACAAATTAGAAATTCTTAACAACATGCGATAGCTACTTAACAGTCTCTATAATGCAGAATTAAAAGATATTTGGAGATACTACATCAATCAGCTATAGTTTTTTATCAGAGCATAGTAGTGGTGAAATACACGATTGAACCACCAAAAACTAGAGATGAGTCGTGTATGAAGCGAATATGAGAGATCATCTCTTTTGTGATTATGCAAT
The genomic region above belongs to Salvia miltiorrhiza cultivar Shanhuang (shh) chromosome 5, IMPLAD_Smil_shh, whole genome shotgun sequence and contains:
- the LOC130986231 gene encoding protein ENHANCED DOWNY MILDEW 2-like, which codes for MASSDDEGDIVTTNVSDYEFTCGVDDESISFAKLPVVWSEGSTHDGKQLQIYLRGKTDKGLRTIYVQVTAWKFNLLKGKPEISVLSAQGNWIKLLKPWKPYHDIIRTVGVTLHVLHFAKWNPQRSQKALWDNLKDTFSMFERRPCVDDLADHVPLITEAIKRDTELEKSKLLSAFLAEKPWERKTFSEDVRPPFIVDNVNDKEDQGECEKKADESEDSESEEGDKADENDDSDSDESDCFDSVCAICDNGGNLYICDGKCMRSFHATVEDGEESKCVSLGLTDAELEAIKNVPFICDNCKYKKHQCFACGELGSSDELSNPEVFCCVNGACGYFYHPRCVATLLHPGDDAATEELEKRIADGEPFACPIHKCDVCKELEVRSTDKMQFAVCRRCPKAYHRKCLPRDIRSEEDPDNEIVQRGWEGLIPKRLLIYCLAHDVDEEMLTPLRNHIVFPGPRQEKKKRLELETNKNKYLAKERGLAFKNNAGNKISGKQQKGNGGKGVDLSRKRLEELPTPSSKKQKLANTRNSRRQFKRSTNDEGEVSSDDGVPEPLNPQSVTTGHAENEITKKVKPTAKRTDNTFTLDADARRRVLTLMKDASSSVTLQEVKKRHKPPSQTLYSKFSTENVTLGKVEGSVQAVHAALKKLDEGSVRDAKAVCGNELLQQVLKWKEKLKVYLAPFLHGMRYTSFGRHFTKMDKLEEIADILRWYVQDGDMLVDFCCGSNDFSCLMKNKLDEMGRICSFKNYDILQAKNDFNFERRDWMGVKKEELPDGSKLIMGLNPPFGVNAALANRFINKALEFKPKLLILIVPRETQRLDEKKPPYDLIWEDDQILAGKSFYLPGSVDVNDKQIEDWNNTAPVLYLWSRRAWTPKHKAIAKKHSHQSGALKNCRLDTNHNELHTTNSAQAFDSKGEDEHADTTKNLQQKSKEIISHREGLDKETISHREGLPQKESMSHGDGLPCNINSNEVGKSHAAAKNHSESSPKSFGGKGKKQRSPSNTLLKDESSSKFSVPRHLSPDNHLQLYPTEHRETPSLVRSERDEHHQVAQVPWERGDYRQIRQVAERDEHRQVAQVPCERGGYEQQLSQGNLPTRRSNSRSENSGGVSDLLKKYGAEELQRDMSIEQAYSAQHPPQHGMSGEQAYRAQHPPQLGMSGGQVYDAYRPQREYDWGSNQEYASPAATGRFIGSPPLHTSYSEEMNVVVHGRGRVEPNEWNQERAVPSYQGRGSGYSHHYGLAAAPSSYGEMRTPVAQRYAARLHEPHHARMGPTLQHPPPHPPQNQGSIGFAQGPYVPHHTNSGWIRD
- the LOC130986232 gene encoding fimbrin-1-like, with protein sequence MSNFVGVVVADQWLHSQFTQVELRGLKSKFISLKNQNGKVTVGDIPSLIMKLKSSNDVFNEEEIRQRLGESHSDINDEVDFEGFLRAYLDLRNKVNAKSGGSKTSSSFLKATTTTLLHTIDETERASYVAHINSYLRDDPFMKQFLPMDPSTNALFDLAKGGVLLCKLINVAVPGTIDERAINTKKVLNPWERNENHTLCLNSAKAIGCTVVNIGTQDLVEGRPHLVLGLISQIIKIQLLADLNLRKTPQLLEIVEDNNDVEELMALAPEKLLLKWMNFHLKKGGYKKTVTNFSSDVKDGEAYAYLLNVLAPEYCNPATLDTKDPYERADLVLEHAEKMNCKRYLTPKDIVEGSSNLNLAFVAQIFHERNGLSTDSKKASFAEMMTDDELISREERCFRLWINSLGISMYVNNLFEDVRNGWVLLEVMDKVSPGSVHWRQATKPPIKMPFRKVENCNQVVKIGMQLKLSLVNVAGNDFVQGNKKLILAFLWQLMRFNMLQLVKKLRTRFQGREMSDADILNWANRKVRSLGRKSKIESFKDKSLSNGLFFLELLSAVEPRVVNWNLVTKGETDEEKKLNATYIISVARKLGCSIFLLPEDIMEVNQKMILTLTASIMYWSLQQPVYDSDSSSTASFSRGASPEPLVDEAPSPASVSITDAVATPTNGCASPASATTPCVSPVVVPTNGTSYPNAAASHDTSPGPSVCGDDDGSVVSEISQLTMDNGASDTVISALIDDPVSDTATSAPPPDSEEAQLPSE